A genomic region of Fodinisporobacter ferrooxydans contains the following coding sequences:
- a CDS encoding methyl-accepting chemotaxis protein — protein sequence MAVLARFFTFKSLRTELIIICLLILAIPSIIIGILGYETAKSELDKSGKIQLINDVRLVNSTIGELNKEVEAGRLPLQVAQERVKEMILGPKDASGKRPINHAFNLGANGYFFVFDKHATEIAHPTLEGKNLWNMKSVDGVMIGQEIVKQALINHGGFTYYSFPLPNSKQIAPKIVYSEKAPAWGWIVCAGSYLQDYNSGAAQVLYILLITLGVSIIVGLAVVWLIAKRITTPIVAMANQADLVAKGDLTIEPMEIKHNNEIGRLSKDFRIMIQNLKDLISRVNTNTQQLTHAAGELFASSEQTSKASEQIATTMQEISSGSEKQAGNVDEIAHTLNQTAREMHQIVDNSKNVSQSATEASEITAEGNTAIHKAIYEMNSIHGIVSELADSVKILGEHSQMIGTIVNTITNISSQTNLLALNAAIEAARAGEHGRGFAVVADEVRKLAEQSTDSAKQIGNLIGTIQNEIAKVVQATDKGTQEVQVGIEAVNLAGRAFEKIQESVSNVAARIQEATTAVYQISAGTEQAVRAIDKIGEVTGATVSSTQTVSASIEEQLAYMEEITASANSLSIMAEELKQLVSHFNI from the coding sequence ATGGCTGTTCTTGCAAGATTCTTTACGTTCAAATCGTTGCGAACCGAACTCATTATCATATGTTTGCTGATTCTGGCAATTCCCAGCATTATAATCGGCATATTAGGTTATGAAACTGCAAAAAGTGAACTAGACAAGTCCGGGAAAATCCAGTTGATCAATGATGTGCGTTTGGTCAACAGCACCATCGGCGAATTAAATAAAGAAGTGGAAGCAGGCCGCTTGCCTCTGCAAGTTGCACAAGAAAGGGTCAAAGAAATGATTCTGGGTCCAAAGGATGCATCCGGCAAGCGACCGATCAATCATGCTTTTAATCTCGGTGCAAACGGTTACTTTTTTGTCTTTGACAAACATGCGACGGAAATCGCTCACCCGACCCTTGAAGGCAAAAACCTTTGGAATATGAAATCGGTGGATGGAGTCATGATCGGGCAGGAAATTGTCAAACAAGCGCTGATCAATCATGGCGGATTTACCTATTACAGTTTCCCCCTTCCCAATTCAAAGCAAATCGCTCCTAAAATTGTATACTCCGAGAAAGCGCCTGCATGGGGCTGGATTGTATGTGCCGGATCGTATTTACAGGATTATAACAGCGGCGCGGCACAAGTACTGTATATCCTGCTGATCACTTTAGGTGTGTCGATTATCGTCGGACTTGCTGTTGTCTGGTTGATTGCAAAGCGCATCACGACTCCGATTGTAGCGATGGCCAATCAAGCAGATCTCGTTGCAAAAGGAGATTTGACGATTGAGCCAATGGAAATCAAACATAACAATGAAATCGGCCGATTGTCCAAGGACTTTCGCATCATGATCCAAAATTTAAAAGATTTAATCTCCCGCGTCAATACAAATACACAACAATTAACGCACGCAGCAGGCGAATTGTTTGCAAGTTCTGAACAAACCAGCAAAGCCAGCGAACAAATTGCTACAACCATGCAGGAGATATCATCCGGTTCGGAAAAGCAAGCGGGGAATGTAGATGAAATTGCACATACGTTAAATCAAACGGCAAGGGAAATGCATCAAATTGTCGATAATTCAAAAAATGTTTCACAGTCTGCCACAGAGGCTTCAGAAATCACCGCAGAAGGAAACACGGCCATTCACAAAGCGATTTATGAAATGAACTCGATTCATGGAATCGTGAGTGAATTGGCGGATTCCGTAAAAATCCTTGGAGAACATTCCCAGATGATTGGAACGATCGTCAATACCATTACCAACATTTCTTCACAAACAAACTTACTCGCGTTAAATGCCGCAATTGAAGCAGCACGCGCGGGTGAACATGGAAGAGGATTTGCGGTTGTCGCCGATGAAGTTCGCAAACTGGCAGAACAATCGACAGACTCTGCCAAGCAAATCGGCAATCTGATCGGTACGATTCAAAATGAAATAGCCAAAGTTGTCCAAGCAACGGATAAAGGCACACAAGAAGTGCAAGTGGGAATCGAAGCTGTAAATCTTGCAGGAAGAGCATTTGAGAAAATTCAGGAGTCTGTTTCCAATGTAGCAGCGCGAATTCAGGAAGCCACGACAGCCGTATACCAAATCTCCGCCGGGACAGAACAAGCGGTACGTGCCATCGACAAAATCGGAGAAGTGACAGGTGCTACTGTTTCTTCCACACAAACCGTCTCGGCATCCATTGAAGAACAACTTGCTTACATGGAGGAAATTACAGCATCGGCCAACTCGCTTTCGATCATGGCTGAAGAATTAAAACAATTGGTGAGCCATTTTAACATTTAA
- a CDS encoding monovalent cation:proton antiporter family protein has protein sequence MHTQDSLVSLMIVVIIAFLIPIVLERLRWHFVPAVVLEIIAGILIGNSGIGWMQEDSWLHLLSTLGFMFLMFISGLEINFESFQSGKVSTDVRPGKLATITFLYVLLLSGVLGFFFQQFGFVKDGIFMGLMISTISLSIVVPTLKDKGITNTPYGQTVLLTAVISDFVTMILMSVYVAFHASNSAKPFLLLILFVVAFFFYRVVLHFKPERWIKKISKESVQLGTRGVFALILFFVVLSEKVGTESILGAFLAGVLISLMNPEKEFVDRLTSFGFGFLIPIFFFMVGAKLDLSGLIHDPKALMLVPLVLVSFFASKFFPTLLWRKWFPSRNALAAGLLLPSTLSLIIAGTTIAIELKIISVSVQAALILSGVISCLVSPILFQKMAFVQIPEARRHAFLIGANAITLSLARQLCQSGFGVDVYDTNPNEKKRSPGQENASQGFAIHSLPKITPDTLDNIAVEAKDSFIAFTGDESHNIQVANWAKRRGLETVICRLDNEQRLGELIEGIHVFSTFHSNRILLQALIENPTLVKFLEADHPVYEVKIMNERLHHKKIRDLPFVRDILVIRIFRGNEVIIPHGDTAIQYGDILLVSGDPVNVEMMRRECV, from the coding sequence ATGCACACACAAGATTCTCTGGTGTCATTGATGATCGTAGTCATCATAGCATTTCTGATTCCAATCGTTTTGGAGAGGCTGCGGTGGCATTTTGTACCGGCCGTAGTTCTGGAGATAATCGCAGGCATTCTTATTGGCAATAGCGGAATTGGGTGGATGCAAGAGGATTCTTGGTTACATTTATTATCGACTCTTGGATTTATGTTTTTAATGTTTATCAGCGGTTTGGAGATCAATTTTGAATCTTTCCAATCGGGCAAGGTAAGCACAGATGTTCGGCCTGGCAAATTAGCAACGATCACATTTCTCTATGTGCTCTTGCTATCCGGGGTCTTAGGCTTCTTTTTTCAACAATTTGGGTTTGTAAAAGATGGAATCTTTATGGGTTTGATGATCTCGACGATTTCATTAAGTATTGTTGTGCCAACGTTAAAAGACAAAGGGATCACAAATACTCCATATGGACAGACGGTGCTTTTAACTGCAGTGATTTCTGATTTTGTCACGATGATCCTGATGTCCGTGTATGTTGCATTTCATGCAAGCAATAGTGCCAAACCATTTTTGCTGTTGATTTTATTTGTTGTCGCATTTTTCTTTTATCGAGTCGTTTTGCACTTCAAGCCGGAGCGTTGGATTAAAAAAATCTCGAAAGAAAGTGTACAGTTAGGAACCCGCGGTGTGTTCGCACTGATTTTATTTTTTGTTGTTCTTTCAGAAAAAGTGGGTACGGAGAGTATTCTTGGAGCTTTTTTGGCAGGTGTCTTGATTTCACTGATGAATCCGGAAAAAGAATTTGTGGATCGGTTAACTTCCTTTGGTTTCGGCTTTCTTATCCCCATTTTCTTTTTTATGGTAGGCGCAAAATTGGATCTGTCCGGTTTGATCCATGATCCGAAAGCGCTGATGTTGGTTCCGTTAGTTCTCGTATCGTTTTTTGCTTCAAAGTTTTTCCCGACCTTGCTTTGGAGAAAATGGTTTCCTTCACGCAATGCGTTAGCTGCAGGCCTTTTGCTTCCGTCGACTTTAAGTTTAATTATTGCAGGTACGACGATCGCTATTGAACTAAAGATCATTTCCGTTTCGGTTCAGGCAGCATTGATTTTAAGTGGTGTCATATCGTGTTTGGTTTCTCCTATCCTCTTTCAAAAAATGGCTTTCGTGCAGATACCGGAAGCAAGAAGGCACGCCTTTTTGATTGGAGCGAATGCGATCACGCTTTCCTTGGCGAGACAGTTATGCCAGTCTGGTTTTGGCGTAGATGTATATGATACGAACCCAAATGAAAAAAAGAGAAGTCCGGGTCAAGAGAATGCAAGTCAAGGATTTGCCATTCATTCTTTGCCAAAGATAACGCCTGACACGTTGGACAACATTGCTGTGGAAGCAAAGGATTCTTTTATTGCATTCACAGGTGATGAGTCACACAATATTCAGGTTGCCAATTGGGCAAAGCGACGCGGACTCGAGACAGTGATATGCCGCTTGGACAACGAACAAAGATTAGGAGAGTTGATCGAGGGGATCCATGTATTCTCTACGTTCCACTCCAACCGGATCCTTTTGCAGGCATTGATTGAAAATCCGACACTCGTGAAGTTTCTGGAAGCGGATCATCCGGTTTATGAAGTGAAGATCATGAATGAGCGGCTTCATCACAAGAAAATTCGCGACTTGCCTTTTGTAAGGGATATACTTGTGATTCGAATTTTCAGGGGAAATGAAGTTATTATTCCACATGGAGATACGGCCATTCAATATGGAGACATCCTTTTGGTAAGCGGGGATCCGGTGAATGTTGAGATGATGCGCAGGGAATGTGTGTAA
- a CDS encoding Na-translocating system protein MpsC family protein, producing the protein MTLQEKLNQLGNYTSQLLRKNFGRGPESCYATFRTPFVIFYIRGFLSPMEEVLLKQGHSDTIDVSRSIVIESLLPELKGVIQVTLETEIREFYHDWNFPNNTGIIAAVMDPTSSQVEPLDDGFPVQEKLEYEITRISHMVEKTPDKIESFQISPKLYVVMRTGILVPVEKALVAKGYQQILAVTKDEMEKASFHRDGVFEEVFQQQVADIFVDWNVKEDKSLMCFVLK; encoded by the coding sequence ATGACTCTACAAGAAAAATTGAACCAATTGGGAAATTATACGAGTCAATTACTAAGGAAAAACTTTGGCAGGGGTCCAGAATCTTGCTATGCAACATTCCGTACCCCATTTGTCATCTTTTACATTCGTGGTTTTCTTTCGCCAATGGAAGAAGTCCTGCTGAAGCAGGGCCATTCTGATACGATCGACGTTTCCAGGAGTATTGTCATCGAAAGTTTGTTGCCGGAACTAAAAGGCGTCATACAGGTAACGCTTGAAACCGAAATCAGGGAATTTTATCATGATTGGAATTTTCCCAATAATACCGGGATCATTGCTGCGGTTATGGATCCAACAAGTTCTCAAGTCGAACCACTTGACGATGGTTTTCCCGTGCAAGAAAAACTGGAATATGAAATAACCCGAATTAGTCACATGGTTGAAAAAACACCGGATAAAATTGAATCATTTCAAATTTCACCAAAGCTGTATGTTGTCATGCGCACAGGCATCTTGGTTCCGGTGGAGAAAGCGTTAGTTGCCAAAGGATATCAGCAGATCCTTGCCGTAACAAAAGATGAAATGGAAAAAGCCAGCTTCCATAGAGACGGTGTATTCGAAGAGGTTTTTCAGCAACAGGTGGCAGATATTTTTGTGGATTGGAATGTCAAGGAAGATAAAAGCCTCATGTGCTTTGTACTCAAATAG
- a CDS encoding ATP-binding protein: MGNLSSENESCFIQFLEHTPIATAVIKADGKIQKVNASLCEMLGYEERELLTIRFQSLLYPEDSENIELPQGSMYSYQGEKRFVNKEGQVLWTLVTITMIHNEGEIDKQRTYVVQLLNLTQYRELLTYSGNLSVIGELAAGVAHEIRNPLTSLRGFIQLMRINESRPKNIEYLELILSEIDRINSIVGEFLLLSKPKKMDMEEKDLHVILSDIITLLSTQAILYNVEIIKKFHAQRPIIICEENKIKQVFINIIKNAIESMKQGGQIVVETRTLSNFVLIRVMDQGCGISSEYINKVGQAFFTTKDKGTGLGIMVSLNIVQYHKGHMKFISHKNQGTIVEIQLPIQSCR, translated from the coding sequence TTGGGGAATTTGAGTTCAGAGAATGAATCTTGTTTTATTCAATTTTTAGAGCACACTCCTATTGCAACGGCAGTGATCAAAGCAGATGGCAAAATCCAAAAAGTGAATGCTTCGCTGTGTGAAATGCTAGGTTACGAAGAGCGGGAGTTGCTTACGATTCGCTTTCAATCACTGTTGTACCCGGAAGATTCGGAAAATATCGAGTTGCCGCAGGGAAGCATGTACAGTTATCAAGGGGAAAAGCGTTTTGTAAATAAAGAGGGCCAGGTTCTCTGGACACTTGTAACAATCACGATGATTCATAATGAAGGAGAAATCGATAAACAGAGAACATATGTTGTACAACTGCTCAATTTAACACAGTATCGAGAGTTGCTTACATACTCTGGGAATCTTTCGGTTATTGGTGAATTGGCTGCAGGAGTGGCACATGAAATTCGCAATCCTTTAACCAGTTTACGCGGATTTATACAGCTTATGCGAATCAATGAATCGCGACCGAAAAATATCGAATATCTCGAATTAATTCTTTCGGAAATTGATCGAATCAATTCCATTGTAGGTGAATTCTTGCTTTTATCAAAGCCGAAGAAAATGGATATGGAAGAAAAAGATCTGCATGTAATTCTTTCCGATATCATTACATTACTTTCAACACAAGCAATTTTATATAATGTGGAAATTATCAAAAAATTCCATGCACAACGGCCAATTATTATTTGTGAGGAAAACAAAATTAAGCAAGTATTTATTAACATTATCAAAAACGCGATAGAATCCATGAAGCAAGGCGGGCAGATTGTTGTCGAAACAAGAACTCTTTCTAACTTTGTTTTGATCCGAGTGATGGATCAGGGATGTGGAATTTCAAGCGAGTACATCAATAAAGTGGGTCAAGCCTTTTTTACCACAAAAGATAAGGGTACTGGATTGGGGATCATGGTAAGTCTGAACATCGTCCAATATCACAAAGGCCATATGAAATTTATCAGTCATAAAAATCAAGGTACGATTGTTGAAATACAATTACCGATACAGAGCTGCCGATAA
- a CDS encoding YceI family protein, which translates to MANWVLDKTHSGIGFSVRHMMISNVRGHFNEFDATVAVESDDITTASISVEIDPTSIDTRNQQRDDHLRSGDFFHVGEYPKIHFQSSQLRHVDGEQYTLDGQLTILGVTKPLTLNCEITGPAKDPWGNERIGVIATGSVDRKDFGLTYNAVLETGGVLIGDTVKLNIEMEFVNQG; encoded by the coding sequence ATGGCAAACTGGGTTTTAGACAAAACACATAGCGGTATTGGCTTTTCTGTACGCCATATGATGATTTCCAACGTACGTGGTCACTTTAACGAATTTGATGCAACTGTTGCTGTAGAATCTGATGATATTACGACTGCCAGTATTTCTGTAGAAATCGATCCAACAAGTATCGACACTCGAAATCAACAGCGGGATGATCATCTTCGTTCCGGTGACTTTTTCCACGTTGGTGAATATCCAAAAATTCATTTTCAAAGTTCCCAATTACGGCATGTAGACGGAGAACAATACACTCTCGATGGACAATTGACGATTCTCGGTGTCACAAAACCTCTTACTCTTAACTGTGAAATCACGGGTCCAGCTAAAGACCCATGGGGAAATGAACGGATTGGCGTTATAGCTACCGGCAGTGTGGATCGAAAAGACTTTGGCCTGACATACAATGCAGTTTTGGAAACAGGCGGCGTGTTGATCGGCGACACAGTAAAACTTAACATTGAAATGGAATTTGTGAATCAGGGATAA
- a CDS encoding methyl-accepting chemotaxis protein yields the protein MPKQVPSLLGGLLFGIVNLAYGLITSSMVEKKRLRPIVEHLHKLAKFIRINAEGKGDLTQRLNIQEFGNDETRELAKWINNMIDSLEGIMLRVKQAAIDVQESQYLLNESTVSTEAATERVSSKIHDMIRGIRYQLKDIDNAKDVSLHMSSTLRELEQKASDQIAVAQDEVEHIGDKMQHIQHKVEETNQSIRTFLETTQEISNLLQVIEEISTQTNLLSLNASIEAARVGEYGKGFAVVAGEIRKLADVTRQSTMQINETLGHIGQQAKEAFVSMEEGTNVVAEGTQIVATASEILNSASAHDTQKTQVVSEVVALMEKIADVSIENRKISAEVESMVQDLQQNMLHVRGTSGNVESITRSLLLLVNQFHLTENRKR from the coding sequence TTGCCAAAGCAGGTTCCGAGTCTTTTAGGTGGGCTGTTATTTGGTATTGTTAATCTGGCATACGGTCTAATAACTTCCTCCATGGTCGAAAAAAAACGACTCCGCCCGATCGTGGAGCATTTGCACAAGCTTGCCAAATTTATCCGGATCAATGCGGAGGGTAAGGGAGATTTAACGCAACGGCTGAATATTCAGGAATTCGGCAATGACGAGACACGTGAGTTGGCGAAATGGATTAACAATATGATTGATTCGCTTGAAGGGATTATGCTTCGTGTCAAACAAGCGGCAATTGATGTTCAAGAAAGTCAGTATCTGTTAAACGAATCGACAGTATCGACGGAAGCGGCAACCGAACGGGTAAGCAGTAAAATTCATGACATGATTCGGGGGATCCGGTACCAACTGAAGGATATTGATAATGCGAAAGATGTGTCTCTGCATATGAGCAGCACGCTGCGCGAATTGGAGCAGAAGGCCTCTGATCAAATTGCCGTCGCACAGGATGAAGTCGAACACATCGGCGATAAGATGCAGCATATTCAGCATAAAGTGGAGGAAACAAATCAATCCATTCGGACGTTTCTGGAAACGACACAGGAGATCAGCAACCTATTGCAGGTCATTGAAGAGATATCGACACAGACGAACCTTCTCTCCTTAAATGCTTCTATAGAAGCAGCGCGAGTAGGAGAGTACGGCAAAGGCTTTGCTGTGGTTGCCGGGGAAATACGCAAGCTGGCTGACGTTACCAGGCAGTCGACGATGCAGATTAACGAGACGTTGGGGCATATCGGTCAACAAGCAAAGGAGGCATTTGTGTCGATGGAGGAAGGTACGAATGTAGTGGCAGAGGGCACACAGATCGTCGCTACTGCTTCGGAAATTTTAAACAGTGCGAGTGCACATGATACACAAAAGACACAAGTGGTGAGTGAAGTGGTTGCACTGATGGAGAAAATTGCCGATGTGAGCATCGAGAATCGGAAAATTTCCGCGGAAGTAGAGAGCATGGTACAGGATCTACAACAGAACATGCTGCATGTACGCGGCACTTCCGGTAATGTAGAGTCGATTACTCGATCGTTGCTGCTGCTGGTCAACCAGTTCCATTTGACAGAAAACCGCAAAAGGTAA
- a CDS encoding L,D-transpeptidase produces the protein MKIKEGLYLSQHDLFFFQKYLRFFPKDSNMRYEYAKELEKEGKIGAAIEQYERAAKDGNLASIGKLRMISSELDMEQPKEKMRNRFLPYVLGILLFLAFFAAMLFLLSWWYRHYFLHSIKYEYSSTKIERFFGQSTDRKSVKTSPNELPLLVVENAIERFKQEKGRFPKDLSELTSRTPDNWLSFIPNGVSYSLGNHFYELSFDNKVSTFSDGLLELDYYPKTNQLGVARGNEILALYPVASGTSIPFSESTVSKRVINPNGGTGALGTRGLQLQADYAIHGTNQPQYIGEKGITHGCLRMRNRDIETLYPYISIGTPFKMKSGTPSQATFQSGLPSLGDIQNPEKEETKGVYYNWRY, from the coding sequence TTGAAAATAAAGGAAGGCTTGTATCTTTCGCAGCATGATCTTTTTTTCTTCCAAAAGTATCTGCGCTTCTTCCCAAAGGACTCCAATATGCGATATGAATATGCCAAAGAACTTGAGAAAGAAGGGAAGATTGGTGCAGCGATCGAACAGTATGAAAGAGCTGCAAAAGACGGGAATTTGGCTTCTATCGGAAAGCTAAGGATGATATCATCTGAGTTGGACATGGAGCAACCAAAGGAGAAGATGAGGAATCGCTTTTTGCCATATGTATTAGGGATTCTTCTCTTCTTGGCATTTTTTGCAGCGATGTTATTTTTACTCAGTTGGTGGTACAGGCATTACTTTCTGCATTCAATTAAGTATGAATACAGCAGTACCAAAATTGAACGTTTTTTTGGACAAAGTACAGACAGGAAATCTGTAAAGACTTCGCCGAATGAACTTCCTCTATTAGTTGTTGAGAATGCCATAGAAAGATTTAAGCAAGAAAAAGGGAGATTTCCTAAAGATCTTTCAGAGTTAACATCCCGCACTCCAGATAATTGGCTGAGTTTTATACCGAATGGAGTTTCATATTCCCTCGGTAATCATTTCTATGAACTTTCCTTCGATAACAAGGTTTCCACATTTTCAGATGGATTGTTGGAGCTTGATTATTATCCTAAAACAAATCAATTAGGAGTTGCGAGAGGGAATGAAATATTAGCCCTGTATCCGGTTGCTTCAGGTACTTCTATCCCTTTTTCGGAAAGTACAGTATCAAAACGAGTGATTAACCCCAATGGCGGTACGGGGGCACTTGGTACAAGGGGGCTTCAGCTCCAAGCGGATTATGCGATTCATGGAACCAACCAACCCCAATATATTGGTGAAAAAGGAATCACTCATGGTTGTTTGCGTATGAGGAATCGCGACATTGAAACTCTCTATCCGTATATCTCCATCGGCACGCCTTTCAAAATGAAAAGCGGTACACCATCACAAGCTACTTTTCAATCGGGGCTCCCAAGTTTGGGAGATATCCAGAATCCTGAAAAGGAAGAGACAAAGGGAGTGTATTACAATTGGAGGTATTAG
- a CDS encoding peptidoglycan-binding protein codes for MSILPILTLGSTGRYVQLLQMGLDGLALNYNGFAIDGVLDIRTRDALLNFKDRFDLPHVGVVDSVTWKILIENVKAVQKLLNSNGYHSGYPDGWFGPTTTAAVKKFQTDNQLYPSGIVDPRTRQRLFNPHPKDHYEYLPSSNALRSLNPHVASMATRFLELTRANQLDVHIYAAFRSWDEEDRLFAQGRWTPGNIVTNARGGDSYHNWGLAFDAAPYENGMISNDVEKFKRMGQLGLQVGLEWGGNFKSIVDYPHFQFTFGLNTWDLLNGVRPPA; via the coding sequence ATGTCGATATTGCCAATCCTAACATTAGGTTCTACAGGCCGATATGTACAATTGCTGCAAATGGGTCTTGACGGGTTAGCCCTTAATTATAATGGCTTTGCGATTGATGGTGTTTTGGATATACGGACACGAGATGCATTGCTAAATTTTAAAGACCGGTTTGATTTGCCGCATGTAGGTGTTGTCGATTCTGTTACATGGAAAATTTTAATTGAGAATGTGAAAGCAGTACAAAAATTACTGAATTCCAACGGATATCATTCCGGATATCCCGATGGATGGTTTGGTCCCACTACAACAGCGGCAGTAAAAAAATTTCAAACTGACAATCAGCTTTATCCATCAGGAATTGTTGACCCCAGGACAAGGCAGAGATTGTTTAACCCACATCCAAAGGATCATTATGAATATCTTCCAAGTTCAAATGCTTTACGTTCGCTAAATCCGCATGTCGCTTCCATGGCCACAAGATTTCTCGAATTAACGCGAGCAAATCAGTTGGATGTCCATATTTATGCAGCGTTTAGAAGTTGGGATGAAGAAGATCGGCTATTTGCCCAAGGCAGATGGACGCCAGGCAATATTGTTACGAACGCCAGAGGTGGAGACTCGTATCACAACTGGGGATTAGCGTTTGATGCTGCACCTTATGAAAACGGAATGATATCGAATGATGTGGAAAAATTTAAAAGAATGGGCCAATTGGGATTACAAGTGGGCCTGGAATGGGGCGGCAATTTTAAAAGTATTGTTGATTATCCGCATTTTCAATTTACATTTGGATTGAATACCTGGGATCTTCTGAATGGCGTCAGACCGCCTGCATAG
- the htpG gene encoding molecular chaperone HtpG, which translates to MEKKQFQAESKRLLEMMINSIYSHKEIFLRELISNASDAIDKIYYKALTDDTLSFDKDSYYIKLVADKENRTLKISDTGIGMTKEELENNLGIIAKSGSLAFKNENESKDGYDIIGQFGVGFYSAFMVADVVTVISKALGSDEAFKWESTGADGYTIEPYEKDSVGTEILLKIKENTEDENYDEYLEEYRLKSIIKKYSDFIRYPIKMDVTERKLKEGSENEFEDYREEQIINSMVPIWRKNKSELTAEDYENFYSEKRYGFDKPIKHIHISVDGAVRYNAILFIPEKTPFDYYTKEYEKGLELYSNGVLIMNKCSDLLPDYFSFVKGMVDSEDLSLNISREILQHDRQLKLIAKNINKKIKSELQSLLKNEREKYEEFYQSFGRQLKYGIYSDFGSNKETLQDLLMFYSSKEKKVVTLDEYVSRMPEDQKYIYYASGETYERIEKLPQTELVAEKGYEILYFTDDIDEFAIKMVMTYKDKEFKSVSSGDLGIEAEDSHKNTESEEQENKDLLGYMKQILSDKVKDVRASKRLKTHPVCLSTDGEVTIEMEKILNAMPGNQNIKADKVLEINTNHEVFQSLKDAYEKDQEKLNLYTHLLYNQALLIEGLPIYDPVEFTNDICKIMV; encoded by the coding sequence GTGGAAAAGAAACAGTTTCAGGCAGAATCGAAACGACTGCTGGAAATGATGATTAACTCCATTTATTCCCATAAGGAGATTTTTTTAAGAGAGTTAATCTCGAATGCTAGCGACGCCATTGACAAAATTTATTACAAAGCTTTAACGGACGACACCTTAAGTTTCGATAAAGACAGCTACTATATAAAATTGGTTGCTGACAAGGAAAACAGAACATTGAAAATCTCCGATACCGGGATCGGGATGACAAAAGAAGAACTGGAAAATAACCTTGGAATCATTGCCAAAAGCGGTTCTTTAGCATTTAAAAATGAAAATGAGTCGAAAGATGGATATGATATCATCGGTCAATTTGGAGTCGGATTTTATTCAGCTTTTATGGTAGCTGACGTAGTTACTGTAATCAGCAAGGCTTTAGGGAGCGATGAAGCTTTCAAGTGGGAATCGACGGGTGCGGATGGATACACGATCGAGCCATATGAGAAAGATTCAGTTGGGACAGAGATTCTTCTGAAAATCAAAGAGAATACAGAAGATGAAAACTATGACGAGTACCTTGAGGAGTATCGATTAAAATCGATCATAAAAAAATATTCGGATTTCATTCGATATCCGATCAAAATGGATGTTACGGAAAGGAAGCTTAAAGAAGGCAGCGAGAACGAATTTGAGGATTACCGTGAAGAACAGATTATAAATAGTATGGTTCCGATTTGGAGAAAGAATAAAAGTGAGCTTACCGCTGAAGATTATGAGAATTTTTACTCGGAAAAGCGTTACGGTTTTGACAAACCGATCAAACATATCCACATCAGTGTAGACGGTGCAGTGCGCTACAATGCAATTTTATTTATTCCGGAAAAAACACCGTTTGACTATTATACAAAGGAATATGAAAAGGGGTTAGAGCTCTATTCAAATGGCGTATTGATTATGAATAAATGCTCGGATTTACTCCCGGACTATTTTAGCTTTGTCAAAGGAATGGTCGATTCGGAAGATCTGTCCCTGAATATATCCAGAGAGATTTTACAACATGATCGACAATTGAAGTTAATTGCCAAGAACATAAACAAAAAAATAAAAAGTGAATTGCAAAGTTTGTTAAAGAATGAAAGAGAAAAGTATGAAGAATTTTATCAGTCATTCGGAAGACAGTTAAAATATGGGATTTACAGTGATTTTGGAAGTAATAAAGAAACATTGCAGGACTTGTTGATGTTCTACTCATCCAAAGAGAAGAAGGTGGTAACATTGGATGAGTATGTATCAAGAATGCCTGAAGATCAAAAATATATTTATTACGCTTCTGGAGAAACGTATGAAAGAATTGAAAAATTGCCACAGACAGAGTTGGTAGCGGAAAAAGGATATGAAATTTTATATTTCACCGACGATATCGATGAGTTCGCAATCAAAATGGTAATGACATATAAAGATAAAGAATTCAAATCGGTATCTAGCGGTGATTTGGGGATTGAAGCAGAAGACAGTCACAAGAATACCGAATCGGAAGAGCAAGAAAACAAAGACCTGCTTGGCTATATGAAACAGATATTATCAGATAAAGTAAAAGATGTGCGGGCGTCAAAACGATTAAAGACACATCCTGTATGTTTATCGACGGACGGCGAAGTAACGATCGAAATGGAAAAAATACTCAACGCAATGCCGGGCAACCAAAATATAAAAGCTGACAAAGTCTTGGAAATTAATACGAATCATGAGGTGTTCCAATCACTGAAAGATGCCTATGAAAAAGATCAAGAGAAATTAAATTTATACACACATCTGCTGTACAATCAGGCGCTTTTAATTGAGGGATTGCCAATCTATGATCCGGTAGAGTTTACGAATGACATTTGCAAAATCATGGTGTAA